GCACAAAAAATATCTGCATCAAAATCACGAGACGGTCGTCAACGAGATCCGGCAGCAGTTCCACGTGTCACGCCTGAAGTCGCTGGTTTGTCGAGTATCGAAGGATTGTCTTCACTGCCGGGTGTATAAAGCTGTCCCGAGAGTTCCCCGTATGGCGCCTTTGCCTGCTGCCCGTCTTGGTGCATTCTTTCGGCCATTCTCCTACGTAGGACTGGATTTCTTTGGTCCGATGCCGGTGCGAGTTGGACGTTCTACTGTCAAGCGCTGGGTGGCCCTATTCACCTGTTTAACCATCAGAGCAGTACATCTGGAGGTGGTCCATTCTCTCACGACGATGTCCTGCAAGATGGCGGTGCGGCGTTTCATCGGCAGGAGGGGATCTCCGGCCGAGATCTACTCCGACAACGGGACCAACTTCTGTGGAGCCAGGAACGAGCTGATGAAGGATTGGGACGAGATCAACCATCACTTAGCCAACTCATTTACAAACTCGAAGACCAAATGGCGATTGAATCCTCCATCGGCACCCCACATGGGAGGAGCGTGGGAGCGGCTCGTCAGGTCCGTTAAAGTTGCTTTTTATGCGATGAGCACTACGAAGACCCCCAATGAAGAGACATTTGCTACGTTGATTGTTGAAGCTGAAGCCATCGTCAATTCGAGACCACTGACTTTCGTTTCCCTCGAAAATGATTCCCAAGAAGCGCTCACACCCAACCACTTTATGCTGCTGAGTTCGAGTGGAACGGTTCAACCTCCTAAAGAAACTCTGGAACCTAAACTAGCAACAAGAGACGACTGGAATTTGAATCGCCATCTTGCGGTTATGTTTTGGCATCGTTGGGTGAAGGAATACTTGCCGGTGATAGCCCGACGCACCAAATGGTTTGCCGAGACGAAGGTGTTGGAATGCGGAGATCTGGTAGTCGTGGTGGATGAAACTGTTCGAAATGGTTGGCTGAGAGGACGTGTTACGGAAGTACGAACTGGAGCAGACGGACGAGTGCGCCAAGCTGTGGTGCAAACATCTTCAGGGATTGTTACGAGACCAGTAGCAAAGATAGCGGTTTTAGATCTCTGTACTCGTAAGTCGTCGATGGATATCTTGCCTCACGGGAGGGGGGATGTTACCGCTGCTTTGAACGGTCCCTCTGATCGTTCTCGAACCCCTCGGTTGTCAAAATAGAATGGCAGAAATAGTAAGATAGAGAGAGGAAATTTGAGAGAGACAGGAAGTGGGTAGCTGTCAGGTAGATTTTTTGCAAGTCATTTCTAATTTGGCAACGTGAGACTTCGCTGCTGCTATTTACTTTTCCAAATAGATAAGATTGATCTTTGTATCAAATTAAGCGTTTAATCAATcgtgagtttaaaatttatagttattaTTCTACCTAGTTTATTAAAATACATTGAATTATATTACAGTTTATCTACATATATACTCTAAGTGCTCCATAAATTGTTGGGACATAGTTAGGGATTGAGGTTACTAAATGTAAGTACCACTATCTGCAAACCTAAACCCTGATTAATAAAATGTATATTAGCTTTTAGCACTATCACCACAAATCTGCGTGATTCGCTAGGGAGACCTCCGAAAATTTCCCAacagcagcgttcagcggctgatgaacctgcgggttatcagcggataccgggccatgtcgtccgaagccgcctgtgtagtagcgggttttatgcccatctcggttttgcttgaggaggatgtctattgctacgacaacaaagatacgcccaatgtacgagatctcgccaatgaggactcgatgtctaactggcagcagctgtgggacagttcaacgagaggaaggtggacccatcgtctgatcccgcacatcgggaggtggatcggaagaaggcacggtgaagtggacttctatatgacgcaattcctgactggtcatggatgcttcatgaagtaccactaccggtttggacatgtggcttcgccatattgcccagattgtggtgacgaGGAGGCAACACCcgagcatgtggtgtttgtctgtccgaggtttgcggtgGTACGTAcctccatatttgccgcctgtgggcccgacacgacagcagataacgttgtacagaggatgtgtgcggattccaacacttggcatgcggtcagcgatgggttcacccggatcataactgccctgcagaggagctggaaccaacggtagtctgcgaacggtgtaggatgactccatcgacggggagcatctgagtagtgtgcgtccgatcccctgATCGAACCTACAatgataaggcatcatcttgtgcgtagcggaggtcaggggtgcgccgcgaacgtatGTAGGATACCCTaacgtcggggggtatccgagtagtgccgcttcctaagagggaaactgcggggataagactataccttcctcgtagcggatctcgagggaagagggttaaccactgtcggggaaTACCCatgggtagagaggctctcgatgccgggcgagcctctcgagtcacacaacgggcaggaaaatccgcgggccaaaaatcctagggttgccagccaagggggataaagaagaccggacaacggtcgaagtagactgaccccatcgacggggggctgtcgagtagagtgcgtccgaccccacggtttgaagttacaaagataagacaataccttctgcgtagcggatgccgtgggtgcgccacgttcgtgcgtaggatgctccaccttctgggagtatccgagtagagcggttctcaacgacagaagctgcggggatatgacttgaccttcttcgcagtggaaatcgttgggaaagggttattccacgttcggggaatacccacgggtagagtggctctcgacgccgggtgagctattcgagtcggagtaggatgacgtcttcgtcgggaatcatctgagtcgttgcgttaagtcccgcgcgtgtgccgtgacaggcgcgagtctaggataagctgctctcgatctggcacacgacgggcaaggtggcaaacttcgaaccctgaagataaggggtcgggcttcgagtcgttagaggagaggtcaggcctcaaaccttcaggcggagaggtttgtgtggtcaaccccaaGTCTttaggtcagatttcaagtcgttagagaagaGATCGGGCCTGGAATTGTTCAGAgtagaggtaaacctcgagtcgatgcgaggaggggtcggatctcaagtcgttagaggagagatcaggcctcaagtcgcgaagaggagaggtttgtgtgggaatctcgagtcattgcgaggagatgtcggttctcaaatCGTTataggagagttcaggcgtcgagtcgtaaggatgagaggttttactgaaagtggtctcgttaatgagtattgccttggagcgcattagcgcgaatagacctcccactattgaagcatagtgtactaaacagttcgaggtgggaaccaggtccgcggccccaggtggactttatggcgtaggggtacttagtattatgagtcgtccaattgcacccatggacccagagtagcatcaGAATgtgggtaggcttaatagcggcacgttatccaaacatacgggaaaattgtgcctactggggggactcggtcgctcgccgtgccttggaatgcaatccgtaaaaaggatttaccacctgggtgatcaactaaaaaaaaatagttgaacaGGTGGCGAACCGTTTGTTACAAACCTGGGACACAGGTGCCGTTTGTGAAACTTCCGGTTGCGGCAGCAAACGTCGCACTCAAGTGTGGGCCGGTCTATCTGCCAGTTGGCCATCCCCCAGCAACCGGAAAGGTGCTTCCGGTGCGTGGAATATGGGCACAAATCTTTCGCGTACAAGGGCACTGACAGGAGTGGTTTGTGTTAGCGGTGCGGTGAAGCCGGCCATCAGGCGGCGTATCAGAGACGCAAAGACGTAGCGCTGCAAGGGGTATACTGGAAGGGCTCCAGGATACGAACGTTTCAAATAAGAATTAGTGTTTCGAAAACGTCACCTAGAAACTTCGAATTTTTACTTTGTTCCAAAACTCGCAGGAGGTCTAATAATGGATCGCATGATAGCGCCGGTCCACAGAAATCGACCGAACAGTTTACCGGAGGAATACAAGGAATCTGGTATAGTAGAATGAAGATAACCAATATGCCAAAGTAACTTCGTGGACCATAATATCGCAACCTCCTGTCAACAGCCAACGACAAGTCCCAAACAAATGGCCAGTAAGAGGCTGTACCAAACCTTCCTGTTTGCCAATGTATTGGAACAGCTGGACAAgatcgaataaataaaaatgctcGAATCATCGCGATAGGTTAAAAAAGACACGCATCCGGAGATTTCGGAGGAGTACATATATGTGAGTTGAATGAATTTtctttctttaaattaaaatttattatttcccCAGGTCATCTAAGAATTCTTGTATTCCTGTATTCCTGTTTCGGTGGAAGAATTGTTCATGTATTCAAAAGGATGCAGTCCGTACCTACCGGCTTAAAGTAGACACACTGCTAATCCCTTTCTGGAGCATCAACTATCGACAGGCTGTCACGACGCGGAATGCTTAGGAACAACTAAATTTAAGAGCACCtttggccgtttggcataacgccgtttggcataatgccgtttggcataatggccgtttggcataatggtcatttggcataatggccgtttggcataacggtcgtttggcataaaataaTGCATTTTCTATGGGCATGTGGCATGCGAACCGAACAAGGGGAttattgtccctagctttggataaacctagaaacacgagGCCTGAATAAAACTGGAAAGACGGGACTGTCCTTGAATAATGGATCAAATtcgcttcgcgttcgaactaaaatgatgtatggtccttacgcttcgcgttgtggaccgggctaggggattgtccctagctttgaaTAAACCTAGTAAGACGGGGCCGTCCTAAAATTatagatcaaattttcaaggaagcctcctcacgcttcgcgttcgaactaaaatgatgggggggggggggggctaggggattgtccctagctttgagTAAACCTAGAGACACGGGCCTTACTAGGGATTTGAATAAACCTAAACATtgagttttgatatttttatgccaaacgaccattatgccaaacggacattatgccaaacggcctgTCGTGACGGGACTTCCGTCCGGGATTCATTTCTCCGCTGAATTTGTTACCGCGTCTATCCTCCATTAAATTCTCCAATAAACTGAAGATCTAGCACATTGAAACCTTTTTCTGCCTGTATCTCTTTTTCCTCTCGCTCTTGATAGGGAATTCTTTTCTCCAATTTCTTCCCTCTCTTTCTTAGATGGACTCGACTAAAACTCTACAAGTTCTACatgcctgttttttttctttgcactCTAATCGTCAATGATATTGATTTGATTAATATTAACAATTATTTGGAGttctaattatttattttatttattctaatcATCATTTTCTTACTATCAATACTATACACTacacggccattatgccaaatgaccattatgtCAAATGAtgttatgccaaacgacttctATGCCAAATggcgttatgccaaacggctttatgccaaatgactttaggcCAAACGGCGTAGGACCATCAACAATTGTAAAGGTTACcaagaaattcgaaaaaaatccacatATCAGGAACTGTTTACGAAGTTTAGATCAAAAATACGGAAAAAGTATCATCGCTCAGTATCATGTCTCAGATGAAGCGCGATTACAGTTGGCCATTTCAAAGAAGATTATTCTGATATGGAATAACGGCCAAGATAACGGTTCGGTAGTGACTTTAATAGCTTCCTAAATGCATTCAATATGATAGATTCTCCTCTTCATTGTAGTAGTTCATCGCttctattatttatttacatggtgttccgtctcacgacgtaacctgatgaacaatattcctccaattcactcggcccatggcaaccgtttcgggcatcccacatccacttggtctaaccacctcgctcgttgcgcccctgctcgtctcgttcctagcGGATAAGCAGCGAATACCTGCTTTGCAGGACGGTCgcccggcattctcgcaacatttcctgcccagcgtatcctcCCAGCCTGCCCAGCCTCCTAGCGTAtaggctggtgcgagtctggttttggtatgccaggcgtactgggttcaattcccggtatcggcaagaaaaacttttgggttcgagtCCCATAGGTGGCCGACAGGTAGGATGTGTTTTCTAATATAATTgcctatataataagaatgttcaatcagttgccagctggccaggtatatagacgaatgccggaatacctgtaagtaaactagcccacctggtTGATTCGTTTTTCCtaaataaacctacatcaacacaatacattcatccataacagttcatacgaggccatggggtccgggtatgttGTACGCGTTACATTGGatatttgtcgaacttaatctAAAAATGTATGTGAGCCCATACTTATACAGAaattgcggtgaatccgtgcacccatggtggataaccaacatacatacatacatttaaaTTCCGAACAATTGTTTGGGTTTCCTATAGGTATTTTGCCATCAATTTGGGAGCTAAGCTGCAAAGCAACTGTCGACCGGTGTCTAGCTCGTTTTCgggcccaaaaaaaacctttacatAATAACTGTTTGGGTTCACTGATTACAGATGTGTTGCTTGATTTGCACTTGCACTCCTTGCCTTGCCTCAATAGCATTACATCagcataaaaaattttcaagccatTGAATATGTAGGTATAAATGaactaattgtaaattttacctgAAATGAAACGTAAACAGCTAATCGTTACACTTTTGATCGCAGCAATACCGATAACAGCTTCGGATGGATCGACTGGAAATCGAGTAGTCCAGTAAAGCCATCCTGATTCGTGGTAGTTCGTTTTTTAATACTGCCACTTTTGGCATGAATCTTCTTAGTCATTCAATTGGCCCACGTTCGGTAGCAGGCCTTGCTGATAGCGATGGTTAGCTGTTTCACAATCCGAACAGgaaatcatttttgttcaaaattcccAGTGTGTGCAATAAAATTGAAAGAGATTAGTTTCCGGAGAAGAGGATTGCAGATTAAAGTTGAATTATTACCTGAAATCACTAGGACAGTTTCCAGTTCGAAGATGAAGAAACGTCTTGGTTACTTTTGTTGGGTAGATATCGAGAAATTGGGTTGGGGCAAGTTGCCACATTTTGAAGTTGGCGCcttgaaacccaaaaaaactCGGCCGCCGGTTCGCCACGATTTGGATAGCCCTTGTAGCAATTCCGGCTAATTAAGTTAGGTTATTTGCACTACCAGAGCTATGAGTGCCTAGATTACAAAGACTGGTAGGCTGGGATGTGCGACCAAATCGTTCAAACGTTACTCCGAATGCCAACTCCATGCTGTAGACCTTGTATGTTACCGGCACTCAGTCAACGCATCTGGATCGGAacaattgtaattgtaattgtgctttattgatttaacgtcagcccatcgatataaaatcatagttaggGTCAAGGAAATACAATTCGATAGTAACAAGTGAATTAATTAGTTCTAGTCTGTACTATTCTATTACTCTCTAACAAATTATTCTAAAGAGAAAGCTGACTTAAATGAAGAGATAGTGTTTTTCTGTCTGATAGGTAGTGCTAAAGAATTCCATTGAGACGCTCCGTAAACTAGAACGCTTTTTCCGCTGCTGTGAGTATGCTGGGGGACAACTAATGTCCTAGTTCTATCCATCTGACCGCGCTGTATGTGCTGAAGTAGATAATCCGGAACGTTGTTGTTGTAGGCCTTGAACATGAAGCATCCGATGCGTAAGGAGTAGTTAGCTGGAAGGTCACAACCAGTAATTGTCCTTCTTAGAGCTCCAGTACTTTCTCTGTGCCTCAGGTTGTGGACGAATCTGATGACGGATTTGAAGGCACGATgcagtttttctttcaaagccTGGCTGAGTCCAGGGTAGTACACAATATCACAATACATGAAAAAGGGCATGATTATTGACTGTGCAAGCTTTTTCCGCGTAGGCAGGGAGAGAACGCTTTTGAATCGATTGAAGGTTCGTAGGGTTCCATACACCTTCATCATGATGTCATTCACCTGATCTCGCCATCGAAGATTATTGTCCATCCGCAGCCCAAGATTCACAACAGTTTTTGATACAGCTATAACCTCGCCACAAAAGATCACAGGTACAGCTGGTGTTACAGAGTTCCTCCTGGTAAAGATAATTGTTTGGGCAGACCATTTCGGATGGTTAAAAATAAGTCTTTACTTGTCGACTAATAAAAAAGGaagagacatttcattttatttgtacTCATAATTACACTTTTTGGCGCCCTAATTCTTCATATTCTTacttaaactatgacaaaatggCAACACTTTACAATTAAATTATAGCGAAAATGTCAAGGGGTATGGAAGAATCaactaaaatatttgaattcaaggTGACCAATATGCACGAGATTGAACATACCGGCCACCTTAAACGACTGTTTAAATTATTGCAACCCTACATTGTTTTGATCCAAGTGTTGAAAactacaaacaaaaaacaacaacaaaacaaactcGACTAACTCAAACAGGAACAATATTGAAAAGGGCACTCTCACAATATGCAGACTGGACAATAGCTGCTGAACTTCGGACAATTATTGCTGCGGAATTGGTAGGTACATTAAGCGGCTCACTTCTGGGTTTTGGACACATCACACTGGCTGCAGGATAGTTTGGACTGGGACAAAAAAGAAACACTGCAAATTGCATTGGCAGCGAGTACTGACCGGACAGTCAGTACTGCAGTTGTCCGGATGGCTGGTGTAGGACCATAACACCAGTTCCACCCATCCGGGTTGCTTTCTTACCGGGGACGGTTGGGCCAGGAAATGGTTTGGATACACTCACAGGAAGGTTTGTAGTTTGCATGTTGGGTTGTTTTACCAAGTGTTCAACAATGGGCACACTGACTTCAAAGTACCTTCGTAATACTTTCGAAGTGAGTACTGGCCGGTAGCCAGTACGGCAGGATTCCGAATGGCTGGTGTTGAACCAATAACACCAGTACCACCCATCCGGATCGCATTGTTGAATCAGAACAGGAGCTTTAACTGGGCAACGTCGTTGCTTGGATCGTAGGTAAACGGGTACAGGTCGGATTCTTTGTGGGCCAATGATCAGCTACGGTAGTCAGGTTCGGTTTAGGGTTACCCAGGGCAGGTTACTTAACGCTGAGCAGAAGTTCTGGACTTCTGGCGAAAGTCTCCTacatcctggtcacggcaccaaatgTTTGGGCAGACCATTTCGGATGGTTAAAAATAAGTCTTTACTTGTCGACTAATAAAAAAGGaagagacatttcattttatttgtacTCATAATTACACTTTTTGGCGCCCTAATTCTTCATATTCTTacttaaactatgacaaaatggCAACACTTTACAATTAAATTATAGCGAAAATGTCAAGGGGTATGGAAGAATCaactaaaatatttgaattcaaggTGACCAATATGCACGAGATTGAACAATAATTGATTGTGTTTTCTTCGGGTTTGGGAAAAGCTGGTTTTTCCTGGTCCAGCAATCAATTGTCTCCAAATCccgattcattttcaaaatgagatGATCAATTTCAGATTGTGGTCCGGTAACATACAGCTgcagatcatctgcgtataGCTGGTAACTGCATTCAAGCACATTCGGTAAGCTGTTAATGTATAAGCTGAACAGCATCGCACTGAGGCATGAGCCTTGGGGCGTACCATCTCGCAATTCACAGCTGTTTGAGTTGAGCTCGCCATACCTCACAATCTGATTTCGTTGTGAAAGGTAGGAGGAGATTAGATCGCGAGTGTTTCTAGTAAATCCAAATTCTTCGTCCAGCTTTGTGTCTAAAATGGAATGCTTCACACAATTAAACGCCAGAGACAGATCGACAAGGACCATCAATGTACAGTCATCGTCTCCGAAACCGCTGTAAATATCATGCACAACCTTCGTGAGCGCTGTTGTGGTACTGTATCCCCTACGGTAACCAGATTGGCACCTGGCGATAGGTGAAGGGTTGGATGTATCCAAGTGATTGGTGATTTGTGCCAGAAGaactttttctaatattttagaCATTGCTGGAAGGACACTAATGGGTCTAAAATCTTTGTGCTCTACGGGGTTAGACACTTTTGGCAGCGGTGTTATTATGGCAGTTTTCCACATGGAGGGAAACGTTTTGCACTCGATTATGTGGTTGAAAAGATGTTCAAGAAATGGTAGAATATAGGGGCACAACATTTTGATGAAAGAGATCGGAATCTGGTCTATACAGCATTCGATTGGATTTCAAAGATGTGCCTCACGATTATTTCGACATCTGTACTGACAAATTGAAACGTTCTTACAGGCTGAAGATGGGTTGGATATTGGTGATCACAGTTATGCAAACTACTGGCATGCGAAAGCCTCGTGTGTCCTTCCGCGAAGAAACTGTTTAACCCATTCAGATCGATGTCCTCAGGGTCAGACTGTTGTTTAGAAGGGTTGTGAATTCCTTCTCTTTTCAGGTTGTTCCACAGTTGCTTAGCAgggaggtcgtgcgaaaaatTTCGGTCAGCGTATTGTACAAGTACGAAGCTTTTCTCGCTTCCGACGTCCTGCTATTATTATACATCAGTCATCACACGAATTACCGGAGCATTCTGCGTTACTCACAATCCTATTTGAAATGCCTTTCCCGCAATATTCCGAATCAAAAAGAAACGCCATTTGAGATAAAATACCTCATCTAGTCCCGAAAGATAGAGGAAAATACGCGTACGGAATTGACCAAAGTCAATGTTATGAACACAGTAAAACAAAATCGATATCAAAACATTTGTCATTTGTCTGACGTTTTGTAGAACGGCTGCGTGCATTTTGCAGGATGTCATAGTCAGTACTAAAATTTATAAGAACACTTGCAGGATGGCAACGATCAGTACTAAATATATTAACAACGCTTGGAGGATGGTGTGGATTTTTGGGTTAATTCATCCTGCAAACAAGCTAAATCCGAGCTGCGCTGAGCAAGCGTGTACATTTTTCAACACGGTTTAGTACATATACACGTCATCCTGCATGCGGTGACAGCTGCTGATggtcattttgtttttcaacaaaatgttttgcTTCGCATACACACTGGCTGCTGAAATttgaatgctttcaaatttttctgctCCCGTGATGGATTTTCTGCATCGGGTTGTGCAGGTGGTAAAAACTCAGCCCTTCAGGTCTGAGCCCTTATTATTCAGGTAAGTTTTCTTCACTCAAAAAAGTATCCAAAGGTGACCTTTCCCCTTCATTTCCAGCCTTTCGATGCGATTCAAACGATGTGTGGGTGCCGGGATCAAATCTTCGGATATCGTGCATCAGCTACAATATTTTATTCAGGTGAGTGATTTCTAGCAGTAGCCATGTACAATTGTGATAATATCACCTGAAATTTTAGCTTTCGGTACGAGTCTCAGGTGACACGGTGCTGAACGCTGCGTGGCGATGGgtgatgaataaaacaaatatgcACTGGTGAAGGCCCAATTGGAAATGCACTTTCAAACACTAAGTGCATCTAATCAGATGAAATGTTTAGGTAAGTTGTTGAATCAATTTGATTTGTCCAGTGGCGAGTGACGGCTTCATCTCGTTTTAGGTTCTGGTCAGCTGAATTACAATCcggattttctcgattttgaaaGAATGCCTGCCGAAAGCACGCAGCTCCTTGCATCCTACATCATCCATAGGATAAGAGGAGATCCAATAATGGATCGCATGATAGCGCCGGTCCGCAGGAATCGACCGAATAGTTTACCAGAGGAACACAAGGAACCTTGCATAGCAAAACGAAGATCAGCAACATGCCAAAGGAGCTTCGTGGATGACACTATCGCGAAATCACCTGCCGGTAGGATTCACAACAAACCCCAAATAAACGGTTAGGAAGATGAGCGTCCGCTGTACCAAACCGGCCTACCATGTATTGGAAAacctaaacaaaattgaagaaaaaaagaatgcaCGGATCGTCGCGATAGCCTTTAAAGGGCACGCCTCCAGAGCAGTGCATAAGTGTGAGCTGAAATAATTCtctttctttaaattaaaattaatttttatggtTATTTCTTCAGATCAGGTCATCTAAGAATTCCTGTATCAGATATTCTAGGACGATGGAAACCTTGTTCATGCATTCCAAAGGATGCTGATGGTACCCCGTACCCACCGGCTTATGATATGCATACTGCTAATCCCTTTCTGGAGCATCAACTTGAGACTGGCTGCCACGACGCCGGAACGCTAAGGAATAGTTTATTGAATTGAACTTAATGCAGTTTATTGTTTTAatggaaacgaaaaaaacaaatcttttcaaaacgaAAGCCTCAAAACCGCCCTAAAGTAATAAAAAGTTGCTTACAAATTGTATTAAAATAACTTACTGCTCTTCATCATGATGGACACTAAGATTTAAAAGCTTGATAACTCTTCCGTAATGGCTTACATGAAACAGTTGAACACGATCAAGAGGTTTGTTCTGATATCGGTTGGAAAATGTTAAACCACGTAAAATCTTTGTGTATCGACTAACAAAgcattttccaaaattcagaGATGTAGGTATGTGCGTATAAAGAACCAGTTTGCTTTTCGATGCTAacctttaaaagaaaattattcaatttagcCACCCTTTGAACAACGTAACCCGCTGGGGAAAGAAATCAACAATATTAGAGACAACGCAATGGAGTACATTTTCAGATCTTCGTTTATGAGAATATTTGGTACTGATGTTTGTCGTGACGGGTTTTGCGTCCAGAACTCATTCCACCGATGAACTAGTGTTTCTGGCATGTTGACTATACGAAAGCTTACAAGGCTGGTCTTCATCCGCACAGGACTAGAACTTTcgatcttttcttttttcaactatttcaaaACCAGCCGCAGCATTTGTCGGCCAGGAGAGCAA
This sequence is a window from Uranotaenia lowii strain MFRU-FL chromosome 3, ASM2978415v1, whole genome shotgun sequence. Protein-coding genes within it:
- the LOC129752897 gene encoding uncharacterized protein LOC129752897, whose amino-acid sequence is MLEQEEIEAGEMFVYRSIQKESFATEFAVLERGRSSDEKIRSLKPTSKLSQLSPFIDDRGVLRKESRISVAAFVSYDTRNPIILPPESRATHLLVYEMHKKYLHQNHETVVNEIRQQFHVSRLKSLVCRVSKDCLHCRVYKAVPRVPRMAPLPAARLGAFFRPFSYVGLDFFGPMPVRVGRSTVKRWVALFTCLTIRAVHLEVVHSLTTMSCKMAVRRFIGRRGSPAEIYSDNGTNFCGARNELMKDWDEINHHLANSFTNSKTKWRLNPPSAPHMGGAWERLVRSVKVAFYAMSTTKTPNEETFATLIVEAEAIVNSRPLTFVSLENDSQEALTPNHFMLLSSSGTVQPPKETLEPKLATRDDWNLNRHLAVMFWHRWVKEYLPVIARRTKWFAETKVLECGDLVVVVDETVRNGWLRGRVTEVRTGADGRVRQAVVQTSSGIVTRPVAKIAVLDLCTLEQVANRLLQTWDTGAVCETSGCGSKRRTQVWAGLSASWPSPSNRKGASGAWNMGTNLSRTRALTGVVCVSGAVKPAIRRRIRDAKT